In Intestinibacillus sp. Marseille-P6563, a single genomic region encodes these proteins:
- the trhA gene encoding PAQR family membrane homeostasis protein TrhA, which yields MPHLFLKAREPFSSYSHFLGAVLSGVGLGVMLLRMLWVGANGVTLLSVTLFCLSLIALYAASSVYHFSLRGEAVLRMLKKLDHSMIYVLIAGSYTPIVLKFMAQPQSFYFTAAIWGIALLGIAIKLLWIDAPRLLGTALYLILGWAIVVDFDVVLSMPAPAIALLAAGGIAYTIGGVIYIAKRPNLHPDLGFHELFHLFVLVGSLCHYLLVFFFVI from the coding sequence ATGCCACATCTTTTCCTCAAAGCGCGCGAGCCCTTTTCCAGCTATTCGCACTTTCTCGGCGCTGTCTTGTCCGGGGTCGGTTTGGGCGTCATGCTGCTGCGAATGCTGTGGGTCGGTGCAAACGGTGTGACGCTGCTGTCTGTCACCCTGTTTTGCCTGTCGCTCATCGCTTTGTATGCGGCCAGCAGCGTGTATCATTTCTCCCTTCGCGGAGAAGCGGTCTTGCGTATGCTGAAAAAGCTCGACCACAGTATGATCTATGTCCTGATTGCCGGCAGTTATACACCGATTGTGCTGAAATTCATGGCACAGCCCCAGTCCTTTTATTTTACGGCCGCCATTTGGGGCATTGCGCTGCTCGGCATTGCCATTAAGCTTTTGTGGATCGATGCACCTCGTCTGCTCGGCACGGCTTTGTATTTGATTTTGGGCTGGGCCATTGTTGTGGATTTTGATGTGGTTTTATCCATGCCGGCTCCGGCCATTGCCTTGCTTGCGGCCGGCGGCATTGCTTACACCATTGGCGGCGTCATCTATATCGCCAAGCGCCCCAATCTGCATCCCGATTTAGGGTTCCATGAACTGTTTCACTTGTTTGTGCTGGTCGGCAGTCTATGCCATTATCTTTTGGTGTTCTTCTTTGTTATCTAA
- a CDS encoding ABC transporter permease → MDATKKNSTLKDILGKLGPLLALVILCIALGIATGGTFFSAANISNLFRQVPIVALMAVGMLCVILLGGIDLSAGSLLAIGCMASGVMMQKFFDADTLVNSIILILICLLVSTLCGVINGLLLTKLHLPHPFIATLGMKNICRGVALLISGSAAISGFPKAMLVIGAKDIITIPVPGGVFALPISFLVTIIVFVVMHIFLSRTALGRKIYSFGGNAEAARLAGINTDNVQIFCYGMSGFMCGLAGVIYIGRLNSAVPLASLEGDLDAIASCIIGGASFLGGKGNVWGTLIGAFMIQVIRNGCNLLGVSSDLQQIVIGAIIIIAVFIDVVRTAMEAKAKRLAVAKENG, encoded by the coding sequence ATGGATGCTACAAAAAAGAACTCGACGTTAAAAGACATTCTTGGTAAATTGGGGCCGCTGCTCGCCCTTGTAATCCTGTGTATTGCGCTGGGCATTGCAACCGGCGGTACATTCTTCTCGGCTGCAAACATCTCCAACCTGTTCCGTCAGGTGCCGATCGTTGCACTGATGGCAGTTGGTATGCTGTGCGTCATCTTGCTTGGCGGTATCGACCTGTCGGCTGGTTCTCTGCTGGCAATCGGCTGTATGGCTTCCGGCGTTATGATGCAGAAGTTCTTTGATGCAGATACGCTGGTAAACTCCATCATCCTGATCCTCATCTGCCTGCTGGTTTCCACTCTGTGCGGTGTCATCAACGGCCTGCTGCTGACCAAGCTGCATCTGCCTCACCCCTTCATCGCAACCCTGGGTATGAAGAACATCTGCCGTGGTGTTGCACTGCTGATCTCGGGTTCGGCTGCAATCTCCGGTTTCCCCAAGGCAATGCTGGTCATTGGTGCGAAGGACATCATCACGATCCCGGTTCCGGGCGGCGTGTTTGCTCTTCCGATTTCCTTCCTGGTAACGATCATTGTGTTTGTTGTAATGCACATCTTCCTGAGCCGTACGGCTCTGGGCCGCAAGATCTACTCCTTCGGCGGTAACGCGGAAGCTGCTCGTCTGGCCGGTATCAATACCGACAACGTACAGATCTTCTGCTATGGTATGTCCGGTTTCATGTGCGGCCTGGCAGGCGTTATCTACATCGGCCGTCTGAACTCTGCAGTTCCGCTGGCATCGCTGGAAGGCGACCTGGACGCAATCGCTTCCTGTATCATCGGCGGCGCTTCGTTCCTCGGTGGTAAGGGTAATGTTTGGGGCACCCTGATCGGTGCGTTTATGATCCAGGTTATCCGTAACGGCTGTAACCTGCTCGGCGTTTCGTCTGACCTGCAGCAGATCGTCATCGGCGCGATCATCATCATCGCGGTATTCATCGACGTAGTTCGTACCGCAATGGAAGCAAAGGCAAAGCGTCTGGCGGTTGCCAAGGAAAACGGCTAA
- a CDS encoding sugar ABC transporter ATP-binding protein, whose amino-acid sequence MNEVIMELKNITKYFPGVVALDNMSFTVRKGMVHGLIGENGAGKSTLIKVFTGVNQPDKGEILIDGKQVHLSNPMVAKAAGVGCVYQELNIVQELNVTDNLFINYYKKKGILLDYKAMHKRAAEIMEDLGQPVNPRTECSKLGIGVQQTIEIGKSILSDARLIIMDEPTSSLSESEVQQLFKTIKMLKEKGISIIFVSHKLEEIFECCDDITVMRDGQWISTTPVKDMTKDLLISHMVGRSLDNLFPKEVAEKKGEMLRVEHLNSAGVLYDVSFKAYGGQVLGFSGLVGAGRTETMRAIFGADPKDSGDIYLSGEKVEINCPKDAIEHKIAFLTEDRKGEGLILDFSVMNNLHLATIDRDRKGLFLDSSKHRKIAEENVATYRIKTPTLDTPVGTLSGGNQQKVVIGKWVNTDADIYIFDEPTRGIDVGAKIEVYNVMNSLVKQGKCVIMVSSELPEILGMSDRVIVMRHGHIMAEIDRDSEHFNQEDIMKAAWGGKL is encoded by the coding sequence ATGAATGAAGTAATCATGGAGCTCAAGAATATCACCAAATATTTCCCCGGCGTTGTGGCACTGGATAACATGTCATTTACCGTGCGCAAGGGTATGGTACATGGACTCATCGGCGAAAACGGCGCCGGCAAGTCCACACTGATTAAGGTTTTTACCGGCGTTAACCAGCCGGATAAAGGTGAAATCCTCATTGATGGCAAGCAGGTACATCTGAGCAACCCGATGGTCGCGAAAGCAGCTGGCGTGGGTTGTGTGTATCAGGAACTGAATATCGTACAGGAACTGAACGTAACGGACAATCTGTTCATCAATTACTATAAGAAGAAGGGCATCCTGCTCGACTACAAGGCAATGCACAAGCGTGCAGCCGAGATCATGGAAGATCTGGGCCAGCCGGTTAATCCCCGCACCGAATGCTCTAAGCTGGGTATCGGTGTACAGCAGACCATTGAGATTGGTAAGTCCATCCTGTCGGATGCACGTCTGATCATCATGGACGAACCCACATCCTCCCTGTCGGAATCCGAAGTACAGCAGCTCTTTAAGACCATTAAGATGCTGAAGGAAAAGGGCATTTCGATCATCTTCGTTTCGCATAAGCTGGAAGAAATCTTCGAGTGCTGCGACGATATCACGGTTATGCGTGACGGCCAGTGGATCTCGACCACTCCGGTCAAGGACATGACCAAGGACCTGCTGATTTCCCACATGGTTGGCCGCAGCCTGGACAACCTGTTCCCGAAGGAAGTTGCAGAAAAGAAGGGCGAAATGCTGCGTGTAGAACACCTCAACAGCGCAGGCGTTCTGTATGATGTCAGCTTTAAGGCATATGGCGGCCAGGTACTGGGCTTCTCCGGTCTGGTTGGTGCCGGCCGTACCGAAACCATGCGCGCCATCTTTGGTGCGGATCCGAAGGATTCGGGCGATATTTACTTAAGTGGTGAAAAGGTAGAGATCAACTGTCCGAAGGATGCGATTGAGCATAAGATCGCATTCCTCACCGAGGACCGTAAGGGCGAAGGTCTGATTTTGGACTTCTCGGTTATGAACAATCTGCACCTGGCAACCATTGACCGTGACCGCAAGGGCTTGTTCCTCGATTCGAGTAAGCACCGGAAGATCGCGGAAGAAAATGTTGCAACTTACCGCATCAAGACCCCGACACTCGATACCCCGGTCGGTACGCTGTCGGGCGGTAACCAGCAGAAGGTCGTTATCGGCAAATGGGTCAACACCGATGCTGATATCTATATTTTCGATGAGCCGACTCGTGGTATCGACGTTGGCGCAAAGATCGAAGTGTACAATGTTATGAACAGCTTGGTCAAACAGGGCAAGTGTGTCATCATGGTATCTTCGGAACTGCCGGAAATCCTCGGCATGAGTGACCGTGTCATCGTTATGCGTCATGGCCATATCATGGCGGAGATCGACCGCGATTCCGAACACTTCAATCAGGAAGATATTATGAAGGCTGCATGGGGAGGTAAACTGTAA
- a CDS encoding sugar ABC transporter substrate-binding protein gives MKKKRLLALLMAGAMAVSMTACGGSDNSASGSGAAASGSGAAGGDKEFTIVVKSLADQYWVLLKAGAEAKAKELGVKVNVIGPNAESEVQQQVDMIQNAIGAGVDGLAIAPSSPDTVLPVLEQADSAGIPVIAVDTDLPNYENKKSFIGTGNEAAGKQGGEYAAELVGEGKKAIILRGRAGDTTHDDREKGFKEGLEAGGVEVIEVRDCMSEAEKAMNAMQDLMNRYDQIDVVCTTADSMAQGAQRAIENAGADIPVIGFDGTIPVAELIAQGSVIKGSVAQAPYTMGELAVENLLKLVNGEEIEERIDSGTQMVTPDNAADFKADLEAKVNGAA, from the coding sequence ATGAAGAAGAAGAGATTACTGGCCCTGTTGATGGCAGGCGCAATGGCAGTGTCCATGACCGCATGTGGTGGCAGCGACAACTCCGCATCCGGTTCCGGTGCAGCAGCTTCCGGCTCTGGCGCTGCTGGCGGCGACAAGGAGTTCACCATTGTTGTTAAGTCCCTGGCTGACCAGTACTGGGTACTGCTGAAGGCTGGCGCTGAGGCAAAGGCGAAGGAGCTGGGCGTTAAGGTTAACGTTATCGGCCCGAACGCAGAATCCGAAGTACAGCAGCAGGTTGACATGATTCAGAATGCAATCGGCGCAGGCGTTGACGGCCTGGCAATCGCTCCGTCTTCTCCGGACACCGTTCTGCCGGTTCTGGAGCAGGCAGACAGCGCTGGTATCCCGGTTATCGCGGTTGATACCGACCTGCCGAACTACGAAAACAAGAAGTCCTTCATCGGTACCGGTAACGAAGCTGCTGGTAAGCAGGGCGGCGAATATGCTGCTGAGCTGGTAGGCGAAGGCAAGAAGGCTATCATCCTGCGCGGCCGTGCAGGTGACACCACCCACGACGACCGTGAAAAGGGCTTCAAGGAAGGCCTGGAAGCTGGCGGCGTAGAAGTTATCGAGGTTCGTGACTGCATGTCTGAGGCAGAAAAGGCTATGAACGCTATGCAGGACCTGATGAACCGTTATGACCAGATCGACGTTGTCTGCACCACCGCTGACTCCATGGCACAGGGTGCACAGCGTGCAATCGAAAACGCTGGCGCAGACATCCCGGTTATCGGCTTTGACGGCACCATCCCGGTAGCTGAACTGATCGCTCAGGGCAGCGTTATCAAGGGTTCGGTTGCACAGGCTCCGTACACCATGGGCGAGCTGGCTGTTGAAAACCTGCTCAAGCTGGTTAACGGCGAAGAAATCGAAGAGCGCATCGACTCCGGCACGCAGATGGTAACCCCGGACAATGCAGCTGATTTCAAGGCTGACCTGGAAGCAAAGGTTAACGGCGCAGCCTAA
- the iolG gene encoding inositol 2-dehydrogenase, translating to MEKKVKIGVLGAGRIGKLHIMNLCQSVPNAEVVAVADPYLNDETAEWCKGLGVEVTSKDPEVVFGNKDIDAVFICSSTNTHADFIIEAAKAGKHIFCEKPIHTDLAKIHEALDAVEKAGVKLQVGFVRRFDHNHKKVHDVVASGRLGAPHIVKVCSRDPEGPPMSYVEVSGGIFLDMMIHDFDMVRYLSGSEVTEVCAYGTVKTDPDYAKYGDVDTAICMLKFENGAIGVIDNSRVANYGYDQRTEVHCDKGCVQVSNDLDNQAMISTRDGVEVAKPTWFFLERYNDAFITEEKDFVDAIVNGTDVPVNGHDGLMPVIIAMAAGKSLKEGRPVKLSEIE from the coding sequence ATGGAAAAGAAAGTAAAAATCGGCGTGCTGGGCGCTGGCCGTATCGGCAAGCTGCACATCATGAACCTGTGCCAGTCGGTACCGAACGCAGAAGTCGTTGCGGTAGCGGACCCGTATCTCAATGATGAGACGGCAGAATGGTGCAAGGGCCTGGGCGTAGAAGTCACCTCGAAGGATCCGGAAGTTGTTTTCGGCAACAAGGACATCGACGCGGTATTCATCTGCTCGTCCACCAACACGCACGCAGATTTCATCATTGAAGCTGCTAAGGCTGGCAAGCACATCTTCTGTGAGAAGCCGATCCACACCGACCTGGCCAAGATCCACGAGGCTCTGGACGCTGTTGAGAAGGCTGGCGTAAAGCTGCAGGTTGGCTTCGTTCGCCGCTTCGACCACAACCACAAGAAGGTTCATGACGTTGTTGCTTCTGGTCGCCTGGGCGCACCGCACATCGTTAAGGTTTGCTCTCGTGACCCGGAAGGCCCCCCGATGAGCTACGTTGAAGTTTCGGGCGGCATCTTCCTGGATATGATGATCCATGACTTTGACATGGTTCGTTACCTGTCCGGTTCCGAAGTTACCGAAGTTTGCGCTTACGGTACCGTAAAGACCGATCCGGATTACGCAAAGTACGGCGACGTTGACACCGCAATCTGCATGCTGAAGTTCGAAAACGGCGCAATCGGCGTGATCGACAACAGCCGTGTAGCAAACTACGGTTACGACCAGCGCACCGAAGTACACTGCGACAAGGGCTGTGTACAGGTAAGCAACGACCTGGACAACCAGGCTATGATCTCCACCCGTGACGGCGTAGAAGTTGCAAAGCCGACCTGGTTCTTCCTGGAGCGCTACAACGACGCGTTCATCACCGAAGAGAAGGACTTTGTCGATGCAATCGTAAACGGCACCGACGTACCGGTTAACGGTCACGACGGTCTGATGCCGGTTATCATCGCAATGGCTGCTGGCAAGAGCCTGAAGGAAGGCCGTCCGGTCAAGCTGTCCGAAATCGAGTAA
- a CDS encoding MFS transporter: MHRSRTSFWRSLSSGEKYMVGNLFFLYFVQGIFVIGIGSLLPMMKAEYSLSYEVGGALISAHNIGSLITGMFVGMLPALLGYKRTLLYFNVLPFLGFAITLVTGNPILLFLAILLTGIGRGAVNYYNNQIINFLSHGSSGPLNMLHSFFAIGALLSPFLVLACTSGGDSGWRTAVYIIIGMGVVSMLTSPRMQMDSVSPEGGQAVQPAQPFGFWRERRFWLTAAIMLCYLSIEASVMGWLVTYFIDSGAASASSAQMLTALLWVVILLGRTGCILIAGHVSPPTFLRCASLGIAVFLVVVIASPSFVPLLLGTIGLGLCMAGMYGTTVSNATEVFKTYPLAMGFFVTLTGIGSVIAPSVIGAVAGQFGMRVGLGVLLVPAVLLILFAFVNRKA, from the coding sequence ATGCACCGTTCGCGCACTTCCTTTTGGAGAAGCCTGTCATCGGGTGAAAAATATATGGTGGGCAACCTGTTTTTCCTCTATTTTGTGCAAGGTATCTTCGTCATCGGCATCGGCTCGCTGCTCCCGATGATGAAAGCCGAGTACAGCCTTAGTTATGAGGTAGGCGGTGCGCTGATTTCGGCCCACAACATCGGTTCGCTGATCACCGGCATGTTCGTGGGCATGCTGCCCGCCCTTTTGGGCTACAAACGGACGCTCCTCTACTTTAATGTGCTTCCGTTTCTGGGCTTTGCCATCACCTTGGTGACCGGGAACCCCATTCTCCTGTTTCTGGCCATCCTGCTGACCGGTATTGGCCGCGGTGCCGTGAATTACTATAATAACCAAATCATCAATTTTCTATCCCATGGCTCGTCTGGCCCACTGAATATGCTGCACAGCTTTTTTGCCATCGGCGCTCTGCTCTCGCCCTTCCTGGTGCTGGCCTGCACCAGCGGCGGTGACAGCGGCTGGCGCACCGCCGTATATATTATAATAGGTATGGGTGTGGTCAGTATGCTGACCTCTCCCCGCATGCAGATGGACAGCGTATCGCCCGAAGGCGGGCAGGCCGTGCAGCCTGCGCAGCCCTTCGGCTTTTGGCGGGAACGGCGTTTTTGGCTGACCGCAGCCATCATGCTGTGTTATTTGAGCATTGAAGCTTCAGTCATGGGCTGGCTGGTTACCTATTTTATCGATTCGGGCGCCGCCAGCGCCAGCTCGGCACAAATGCTGACCGCCCTGCTCTGGGTGGTCATCCTGCTGGGCCGGACCGGCTGCATCCTGATCGCCGGGCATGTATCCCCGCCTACCTTCTTACGCTGCGCCAGCCTGGGCATTGCAGTGTTCCTGGTGGTCGTCATCGCCAGCCCAAGCTTTGTCCCCCTGCTGCTGGGCACCATCGGCCTGGGATTGTGCATGGCCGGGATGTATGGCACGACGGTTTCAAATGCCACCGAAGTATTCAAGACCTATCCGCTGGCCATGGGCTTTTTCGTCACCCTGACCGGCATCGGCTCGGTCATTGCGCCGTCGGTCATCGGTGCCGTTGCCGGACAGTTTGGCATGCGCGTGGGCTTAGGCGTCTTGCTGGTGCCGGCTGTTTTGCTCATCCTGTTCGCATTCGTCAACCGGAAGGCATAA
- a CDS encoding sugar phosphate isomerase/epimerase family protein produces the protein MKQWKLAVSSADAAPLTAPILMIGDVASNVKKAGALGFQAIEVHTREDADLDYEGIAKAVAESGCKVGMIITGRLNTEGKCDLMSDIPYITKAAIDGMKQYIDMAQKIGAEGIVVGWVKGNVPAGGDRDKYMNRLARNLKILNDYGKERNIKLNIEVINRYEVNVFTTADEMMSFLEAHPELDNCYAHLDTFHMNIDECDPVAAIRRCKGRLGYFHLADNSRRYPGTGLLDFKRMFEALEEIGYDGYLSIECLPYPTHEEAAAKGIAYVKSILNA, from the coding sequence ATGAAACAGTGGAAACTGGCGGTTTCTTCGGCGGACGCTGCGCCGCTCACCGCACCCATCCTGATGATCGGCGATGTTGCAAGCAATGTCAAGAAAGCGGGCGCCCTGGGCTTTCAGGCCATTGAGGTGCACACCCGGGAAGATGCAGACCTGGATTATGAAGGCATTGCCAAAGCAGTCGCCGAGAGCGGCTGCAAGGTTGGAATGATCATCACCGGCCGCCTGAACACCGAGGGCAAGTGCGACCTGATGAGCGACATCCCATACATCACCAAAGCGGCCATTGACGGCATGAAGCAGTACATCGACATGGCGCAGAAGATCGGCGCCGAAGGCATTGTCGTGGGCTGGGTCAAGGGCAATGTGCCTGCAGGCGGCGACCGGGACAAGTATATGAACCGTCTGGCCCGCAACTTGAAGATTCTCAATGATTACGGCAAGGAGCGGAATATCAAGCTCAACATCGAGGTCATCAACCGGTATGAAGTGAATGTATTCACCACAGCCGACGAAATGATGAGCTTCCTGGAAGCGCATCCGGAGCTGGACAACTGCTATGCCCACCTGGATACCTTCCATATGAATATTGATGAGTGCGATCCTGTGGCTGCCATCCGGCGCTGCAAGGGACGTCTGGGGTATTTCCATCTGGCGGACAATTCCCGCCGCTATCCGGGCACCGGGCTGCTTGACTTTAAGCGCATGTTTGAGGCACTGGAGGAGATCGGCTACGATGGATACCTGTCCATTGAATGCCTGCCGTATCCCACCCACGAGGAAGCGGCCGCCAAGGGCATTGCTTATGTGAAGAGTATCTTGAACGCATAA
- a CDS encoding zinc-dependent alcohol dehydrogenase, which produces MTNRPTKCKAAFMHGPFDLRIEELELPPLKPNQVLIKLRACGICQSDVECFEGLSAEGRYDLGPYTPGHEWVGTAVEVGSDCTSVKVGNKVVGDCVLPCHQCANCKDGKMSSACLNMREVGFRPDSPGGFGEYMILEEAYTHVIPDDWSDEIGIFVENFNVGYWGVWGNGCNPDASDDCAIIGGGPIGCSAAMVCATSGANVIVIDPVESRRENALKYGANITVDSSKFTEPGALEAELKRLTNGRGPSVIIECSGNDNGIASLFDIAGHSARVGVVGHSIGRKVPVEIGKTIWKTLHIAGSGGTTNWFPRTIRFMSKIKDKYDFKALVSHYYKFEDLDEAMKMAQNKAVARKVMLTFDD; this is translated from the coding sequence ATGACCAATCGTCCTACCAAGTGCAAAGCTGCATTTATGCATGGTCCGTTCGACCTGCGCATTGAAGAACTCGAACTGCCGCCGCTCAAGCCCAATCAGGTTCTGATTAAGCTCCGTGCTTGCGGTATCTGCCAGTCCGACGTAGAATGCTTCGAAGGTCTGTCGGCAGAAGGCCGTTACGACCTGGGCCCCTATACGCCGGGCCATGAATGGGTTGGTACTGCGGTAGAAGTCGGCAGCGACTGCACCTCGGTTAAGGTTGGCAACAAGGTTGTAGGCGACTGCGTACTGCCCTGCCACCAGTGTGCAAACTGCAAGGACGGCAAAATGTCCTCGGCTTGCCTGAACATGCGTGAAGTTGGTTTCCGTCCGGACTCTCCTGGCGGCTTCGGCGAATACATGATTCTGGAAGAAGCTTACACCCATGTCATTCCGGACGACTGGTCGGATGAAATCGGTATCTTCGTTGAAAACTTCAACGTAGGTTACTGGGGCGTATGGGGCAATGGCTGCAATCCGGACGCTTCGGACGACTGCGCCATCATCGGCGGCGGCCCGATCGGCTGCTCGGCTGCTATGGTTTGCGCAACCTCTGGTGCGAACGTTATCGTTATTGACCCGGTAGAATCCCGTCGTGAAAATGCGCTCAAGTATGGCGCAAATATAACGGTTGACTCGTCCAAGTTCACCGAGCCCGGCGCTCTGGAAGCAGAACTGAAGCGTCTAACGAACGGCCGCGGCCCGTCTGTTATCATCGAATGCTCGGGCAACGACAACGGTATCGCTTCGCTGTTCGACATCGCTGGCCACTCGGCTCGCGTTGGTGTGGTTGGTCACTCCATCGGCCGTAAGGTTCCGGTTGAAATCGGCAAGACCATCTGGAAGACTCTGCACATCGCAGGTTCCGGCGGCACCACTAACTGGTTCCCGCGCACCATCCGCTTCATGTCCAAGATCAAGGACAAGTATGACTTCAAGGCTCTGGTTTCTCACTACTACAAGTTTGAGGACCTCGACGAAGCCATGAAGATGGCGCAGAACAAGGCAGTTGCTCGCAAGGTTATGCTCACCTTCGACGACTAA
- the iolN gene encoding 3-dehydro-scyllo-inosose hydrolase: MSKWNLPAKGGHMEAQDGIYYQNMTTKMVEERLKKNDVILIPVGSTENHGPSAPYGEDTYLDTRLCELVAEKTGCTVAMPIWYGSHPYHHLGQKGTIMIPEKILADYLAYVFAGFWNTGFRKMIVVNGHGQDYVIPLAIHTFGKKWQVPGIILYTHFWNCAGDEMYTKDKGGPYDTPFVHADEVEQSWCLELFPEFIHMEDAIKVDKAPLLPAGHINTSAEDGAGPIKWYNAFGSCGMECICQPQGVIGDARMADGKKAEAGVERTLDYLEKLVNDILEKYPAGTLPPIDMMTQRDRADIEAVIKGPNEPGGRHIYTLAY, encoded by the coding sequence ATGAGCAAATGGAATCTGCCTGCAAAGGGCGGCCACATGGAAGCCCAGGACGGTATTTACTACCAGAATATGACCACCAAGATGGTGGAAGAACGCCTGAAGAAGAATGACGTTATCCTGATCCCGGTTGGTTCGACCGAGAACCATGGTCCGTCCGCTCCGTACGGCGAAGATACATACCTCGACACCCGCCTGTGCGAACTGGTTGCCGAAAAGACCGGCTGCACCGTAGCAATGCCGATTTGGTATGGCTCGCATCCGTACCATCACTTGGGCCAGAAGGGCACCATCATGATCCCGGAAAAGATCCTGGCTGACTACCTGGCTTACGTATTCGCAGGCTTCTGGAACACCGGCTTCCGCAAGATGATCGTTGTCAATGGCCATGGCCAGGACTACGTTATCCCGCTGGCAATCCACACCTTCGGTAAGAAGTGGCAGGTACCGGGCATCATCCTGTACACCCACTTCTGGAACTGCGCAGGCGACGAAATGTACACCAAGGACAAGGGTGGCCCCTACGACACTCCGTTTGTACACGCAGACGAAGTCGAGCAGTCCTGGTGCCTGGAACTGTTCCCGGAATTCATCCACATGGAAGATGCAATCAAGGTCGACAAGGCTCCGCTGCTGCCGGCAGGCCACATCAATACCTCGGCAGAAGACGGCGCAGGCCCGATCAAGTGGTACAATGCATTTGGTTCCTGTGGTATGGAATGCATCTGCCAGCCGCAGGGCGTTATCGGTGACGCACGCATGGCTGACGGCAAGAAGGCCGAAGCTGGCGTAGAGCGTACGCTCGATTACCTCGAGAAGCTGGTGAACGACATCCTCGAGAAGTATCCGGCTGGCACGCTGCCGCCGATCGATATGATGACTCAGCGCGACCGCGCCGACATCGAAGCAGTCATCAAGGGGCCGAACGAACCGGGCGGCCGCCATATTTACACCCTGGCTTACTAA
- the iolM gene encoding scyllo-inosose 3-dehydrogenase has protein sequence MANTMRAFYVEADHEPRPGYKMSEREITTGRALRGNQIWRNIRGSVTDRPIPVCGEEQVLIKVGAAGICGTDAHLLKKDADGYSMYDGHSKYPIITGHEFSGEIVEVGSKVKKLKVGDLVSVESMHWCGECDACRRGMFNQCKDLEEPGLTYDGGFAEYATVHAKYCYPLNDIMNYYGGDKMTAFELGAMIEPTGVAYNGLFVRGGGIRPGGHVAVFGAGPIGLAAISLMKTAGAAKLIAFESVPERVELAKKCGADYVYDPTSFKSPDEQAELLMDLTNGAGISLFAECAGATKFTYPVMGKALAIGGKTVQIGHTVGITPVDIFNWQWNAATISGSNGQSGQGIYPDVIALMASGRIDMRKMVTGRFNLEDIEEGMKITAGKVLVSTSYPRLNK, from the coding sequence ATGGCAAATACCATGCGAGCATTCTATGTCGAAGCCGACCACGAACCGCGCCCGGGCTATAAGATGAGCGAACGTGAGATCACGACCGGTCGTGCACTGCGCGGCAATCAGATCTGGCGGAACATCCGCGGATCGGTCACCGATCGTCCGATTCCGGTATGCGGCGAAGAACAGGTGCTCATTAAAGTAGGCGCTGCCGGCATCTGCGGCACCGACGCTCACCTTTTGAAGAAAGACGCAGACGGCTACTCGATGTACGATGGCCATTCCAAATATCCGATCATCACCGGCCATGAATTTTCGGGCGAGATCGTCGAAGTAGGCTCCAAGGTTAAGAAGCTAAAAGTCGGCGACTTGGTATCGGTAGAATCCATGCACTGGTGCGGCGAATGCGATGCTTGCCGCCGCGGCATGTTCAACCAGTGCAAAGACCTGGAAGAACCCGGCCTGACCTATGACGGTGGCTTTGCGGAGTATGCAACCGTGCATGCCAAGTACTGCTATCCGCTGAACGACATTATGAATTACTACGGCGGCGATAAGATGACCGCGTTCGAACTGGGCGCGATGATCGAGCCCACCGGCGTTGCCTACAACGGTCTGTTTGTTCGCGGCGGCGGTATCCGCCCGGGCGGCCATGTTGCCGTATTCGGCGCAGGCCCGATCGGTCTGGCAGCCATCTCGCTGATGAAGACCGCTGGCGCTGCTAAGCTGATCGCTTTTGAAAGCGTTCCGGAGCGCGTCGAGCTGGCCAAGAAGTGCGGTGCGGATTATGTTTACGATCCCACGTCCTTCAAGTCTCCCGACGAGCAGGCTGAACTGCTGATGGACCTGACCAACGGCGCTGGTATCTCGCTGTTTGCTGAATGCGCAGGCGCTACCAAGTTCACCTACCCGGTTATGGGTAAGGCGCTGGCCATCGGCGGCAAGACCGTTCAGATCGGCCACACGGTCGGCATCACCCCGGTTGACATCTTCAACTGGCAGTGGAACGCAGCAACCATCTCGGGCTCCAACGGCCAGTCTGGCCAAGGCATCTATCCGGACGTTATTGCCCTGATGGCTTCGGGCCGCATCGATATGCGCAAGATGGTCACCGGCCGCTTCAACCTCGAAGACATCGAAGAAGGCATGAAGATCACCGCTGGCAAGGTTCTGGTATCCACCAGCTACCCCCGTCTGAATAAGTAA